The nucleotide sequence TTCTGGGCTGCCGATCGATCTCCATGCCGGTGGATGTCTTAGCGGAGGAGGCGGCAAAGGCCCTGATAGACAGGACCGAAAAGCCCAAAGGGCAGCCTAAGGTAATACAGATCCCGCCGAGGATCTTATAGATCTACTACAGAGGAGGTAGGGCCGTTGCCGGATAAGGAAAAAGAAAGCCAGAAGCTTATAGCTGGCGAGAACACGGAGGAATCTAAGATGAAGGACGGAAAAAAGGGGAACGTGGTTTTCACAGGAGATTCTAAGCAAGTAGTATCGGTAGGGCATCACGACTACAACGAGTTCTCTAAGCTGGAGCGAAAACCCCAGGGGATGAAGGGATTCAACCCGGAGTACAGGGACTTCGTGGAATACATCATGAAGATAACCCACACCATCTGGGAGGAAAAGAGCATCGGCCTGATCTACGACACCTACAGCAACAACGTGGTGATGCACTTAGGATCCACCAACGCCAGCGGCATCCAGGGGGTCATATCCGGGACGATGCAGACCCTTTTCGCCTTCCCGGACAGGAGGCTCATAGGCCAAAACGTCATATGGTCCCCCCACGGGGAGAAGGGCTACCTGTCCTCCCACAGGATCCTGTCCACAGCAACAAACCTCAACCCCAGCAGCTTCGGACCGGCCACGGGGAAAAGGATCAACTTCAGGACCACCGTGGACTGCGCCGCGGAGGATAACCGCATATACGAGGAATGGCTCGTCAGGGACAACCTCTGGATCGTCAGACAGCTCGGTTTCGACGTTTTCGACGTAGCCCGCAGGATGGCGAAGGCCACTCAAAACGACGGAGGTCTCCACGTCGCCGTCAACGGTATGGGAGAGAACAAAATGGGCCAGTACTCCCCTAAGCTCCACGCTCCTAAAGACGACTCAGCAGGGGAGTTTATCCTTGAGATGTTGAGCCGGGTCTACAACTACAGGCTTTTCAACGAAGTAGACCGGTTCTACCACGATAACGCCGTGGTCCACTTCGTCTGCGATCAGGACATGACGGGAAAAGAGCAGATAAAGGGAATGCTCATAAGCCTGTTCTCCTCCTTCCCCAACGGCGCACTGGTGATAGAGAGGGTCACATGCAACGAAAAGGCCGACGGCAAAGGCCACGACGTGGCGGTCAGATGGAGGATAAACGGCGTCAACGAGGGATTCGGCTACTTTGGATCCCCTACGGGAAAACACGCCACGATCCTGGGCATATCCCACTTCTCCGTCAAAGACGGCAAAATCGATGAAGAGTGGATCACCTTCGACGGAATGGACGTCCTAAAACAGCTCATATCCGTAGAAGAGTAACCTAAAAAGAGTAAAAAGAGGAGGAGAGTACATATGTCGACACAAAACGCCGAGCCCCAGGACTCAGGGCTGATAATACTCGGTCCCGACAGGAGCAACGTCCAGAGGTTTATAGCCTTCGGTTCCATATTGGTGGTCTATTTTTTCTACTGCTATAACTTCATGCTCAGCACCTTCGTGCGGCCCACACTGACCGCAGCCACCGCAGCAGGGGGATACGGCTTCACCCTAAAACAGGCGTCCTCCATCTTCGCCGTAATGTCCTTCGGGACAATCCCTGGAACTATCGTTTTCGGCCTACTGTCCTCCAGGATAGGGAAAAAACGGACCCTCATAACAATAGCGGTTTGTATCGGCCTGACCACCTTGATCCCCCTGCTTGCCCCGGATAACTACACCCTCTGGCGGGTCGCTAGGTTCATGGGAGGATTCTCCTTAGGCGGGGTTTTCGGGACAGCGGTCCCCCTTGTAACCGAGATGTTCCCCCAGAGATACCGTGGGAAGCTGGCGGCCATCCTCACCAGCACCTTCTCCGTGGCGATGATATTCGCCGGATCGCTCTACGGATCCCTTGGAGACGCCAACTGGAGGGTTCTGGTCTACACCGCCGCCATACCCCCTCTGATAGGGGCACTGCTGGTGTTCTTCACCGTCCCCGACGACTTCAGCCTCACCCAGGACAGAAGGCAGGAAGCGGCCCAGAGAGGTGAAAAGATAAACTACTTCAGCATGTACCGAGGTAAATACCTCCTCATAGGGATAGGGGTAATCCTTCTTTCAGGATTTAACTTTATGGCCTACTCGGCCTACTCCAACAACGCCACCAAGTTCCTGAGGGACGGACTGGGCATGACCGCCGCCACCGCGGGAGCCATATACAGCCTTCAGGGCATAGGTCAGCTCATAGGCTACAACGTCTGGGGCTTTATAGCGGACAGGTTCGGCAGGAAGGTCCCGGCGGTGGGTATGCTCCTTTGCGCCGTTTTAGTCTTCGCCTTCCTCCAGCTTGGACCTCAGGACGTCTCCACCTTCAGGATAGTATCGGCCCTTCTGGGCTTCTGTATCGGGTTCTCCGGAGCCTGGGGCGCTTACTACACCGAGCTTTTCCCGAGACGGTTCAGCGGCCTGGCGGCTGGGATATCCTTTAACGGAGGAAGGCTGATCTCCACCTTTGGCCTTCCGGTCATAGCGGGAATGGCGACGACTCCCGACACTATGCCTATCATATTCAAGACCGCCATGGCCATATTCGCAGCGGGAAGCGTCATCTGGCTTTTCCTCCCTGAGACCTTAAACAGGCCCAGGGAAGACTGAGAAAGAGGTGTTTTAGTTGACGTCCTATCAGGAAAGCAAGGATCTTGTAAGGGCCTACTTCGCCGAGATGGAAGGGGCCTCGGAGGATACAGTTGCGTCGGTTCTGGATAAGTACACCACGTCGGACTACCGATTTTACGGGGTCCACCCCTTCAACGAGCTGACCGGCAGCGACGCGGTGGCGGAGGCCCTTTGGAAGCCCCTCTACCGCTCTATGGGGCCCGTGCAGAGACGACAAGACATATTCATAGCGGGAACCAGCGAGATCGGCGGAGAACAGTGGGTCATAAGCATGGGCCACTTTATGGGGCTTCTGGACCGACCATGGCTGGGCATACCGGCCACGAGGAAGATGGCCTTTTTGAGGTACGCCGAGTTCAACTGCGTGAAAGACGGCAAAATATGCCAGACCGGATTTTTCTGCGACATAATAGGGGTCATGCACCAGCAGGGGATCAACCCCCTCCCCATCCAGACCGGGGCGTCTTTCGTCTATCCCGGCCCCAGAACCCACGACGGCCTTCTCTTCGGCCATCAGGACCCTGAAGAAGGCGTAAAGACCCTGGCTCTGGTGAACAGGATGGTCGACGACCTGACGGAGCTCAACAAAAGCGGCCTCGATAGATGCCCACCGGAGCTTCTGGCCAAAACCTGGAAAGAGGACATGATCTGGTACGGCCCAGCGGGCATAGGGGCGACCTACACCATAAGGCGATACCAGGAACAGCATCAATATCCCTTCAGGGAGGGGCTGAGGGACAAGGTGTTCAACGGACACGTCTGTCGCCTCGCCGAGGGGAACTTCGCCGGATTCTTCGGATGGCCCAACCTGACCCACACCGCAGCAGGAGGCTTTATGGGTCTCCCTGCGTCGGACGTAAAGACCCACATGAGGGTCGTGGATATGTACCGAAGGGAAGGGGACAAGCTGGCGGAGAACTGGGTCCTGATAGACATACCTTACTGGCTTTTGCTCCAGGGAGTGGACGTCCTGGAGAGGACGAAGAGCATCGTAAACTGTTAGGAGGTGTCGTACTGTGAGAAAGTCCTTTAGACTATCGACTCTGGCGTTGCTGGTGGTTTTGATCTGGAGCGGGATACTTTCGGCGGACGCAAAGGCCATCAGGTACGGAGGTGCCGTGGGCTGGAGTCCCCTCATGGTCAAGGGCGACAACGGCCGTATCGTAGGGGTGGCGGTCGACGTTATGAACGAGCTAGGCAACAGACTCCACAGGCCGGTAGAACTATCGGAAGAGCTGCCCTGGAAAAGGCTCATGGACTACGCCGAAAAAGGCGAGATCGACGTAGTAGCAGGTATCTACAAAACCGAGGAAAGGGAGAAGGTTTTCCTGTTCTCCCAGCCCTTCATGGTCAACACCGCCAAGCTATTCGTCCTGAAGGACAACATCTTCACTGTGAACGACCTCCAGGATCTTAAAGGCAAATCAGGCGGTAAACCCTCCGGAGGAAGCTTTGGGGAGAAGTTCGACTCCTTCGCCGCCGCAAACCTGAAGATGAACGAGGCAGTCAACAAAGAGACCCTCTACAAAATGTTGCAAGGCAAGAGATTTGACTTCGTGGTGATGGACGGAGACGACGGCATGGCGTACCTGGCTAAAAACGGCCTCCAGGACGACATAAAAATGCTGGACTTCGACGTAAACACCGTCAAGGTCTACCTGGCCATATCAAAAAAATCCCCGGTAGCCGACATGGTAGGGGACATCGACAAAGCCCTGTTGGATATGGAGTCCGACGGAACCCTCCAAAGAATAGCGGACAGCTACAGAAACTAAAGCAAAAGCCCGGCGATAAATCGCCGGGCTTTAGCTTTTGCATACTACACCTATTCGGGACATATCAAACCATGTTGTCGCGCCATTTTATCGTTTATAACCGCTACGGAGGCAGGCGCAAAAGCCCAGGTTCTCACAGTTGAGTTCATTGCGATATTTAAGGCATCCTGGAGGGGCGGCAACCATGAATCCCGGTGTCCATTTATCACCAGTATAAATCTGACGTCCGACCGGGCTAGATCCAGGTCTTTGAAGTCCTCAGGAAGCTCCCCTTCGGCAATAAGGTGCCTTCCAAGGCAACAGGACCATCCTAGGGAGAACGCGTTCACAAATTTTTCGCGAATCTCCGCTATAAAATCATCAAAGTTCTGCCGATTTTCTTCCTTAGGGGAACTTGATTTAGCCTCGATTACCCAAATCGCCGTCTTCTCTGGCTTTTTTCTCAGCAGCAGAAACTCGGCTATTTTAATCTTTTTCCTAATATGCCGATAGGTCTCGCTTTTCTCGATGTAGAAGCATAGATCGGAGGGATAGGGACCGAAGGTCATGCCCGATTCCTCGATTAGCTGGTCACTCATGTCAGGCTCAACCCTACCTCTTCTCTGTAGAGTCTTATCGACTCATCTACGATGGGATTTTCCAACATGCCATCCTTTAGGTCGGAGAAACTCCAAAAATCTCCATCCGCTGACGCTACAGGGATCGAAAATCCTCTCTCTTGAGCGATCAAAAACAGTTTTTTCACCACAAAATAGGAGTGGCTAGCCAAAAAAAACTGTATGCCACGATCGGCGAGCATCGCGACGATATCCATAAAGTTAGATATCGCCACAGGATGTAACGCCGACTCCGGTTCATCGATAAACACTATTGAGCTAGTGTCAAGATAACGATTACCTAAAAGAGTGTCCAGAATAGCGATTTTTTTTGTGCCCTCAGCGGTAACGCCGATGGGAAATTTCTGATTTCCCACCTTAAATTGCCAACGAGCTGACGCTTCATCGTATTCGACCCGACCACCGAGAATATCCGCCAAAGTCTGCCGAGCCATGGCAAATTCAGCGTAGTTCCTGCCCATTTTAGGCGATTGACGCAGAGCTCTGGCAAGATCGAGATAGGTATCGTCAAAGCCAAATGATTTGTCCTGCTCTCGGGATTTCAGGATAATCCCATGTAAAGACAGCACCTCTTTAGCGGGTAGGAAGATAGAATTGCTAGACCTCGGTGGGACGTTATTTTCCATAGACAATATCTGTTTCGTAGTGTCCCTTCCAAAACTATAAACAAATTTTTCTTTATTTAATTTTATGCGAAAGGCTAAAGGGCTATCCGCCCCTTTGGTTACAAGATCGCCAATTCTGTCCGGCTGGAATGTCCAGTACAGTTTTTCGGCGATAATTTCCGATGCCGTTCGGATGTCATCCCCTCGCCTATAATCCTCTATGGTACGCACCGCGCTGTAAAGAGCCTTTAGAAGAAAGGTTTTGCCCGCTCCATTACCACCGATAACAAGATTAATTTTACCGAGATTTTGCCAGCTTAAATTAACGAGAGGGCCAAAATTTTTGAGCTCGACTTCATCTATCATGCTCCCTCCTCCTCCTTCTTCACCAACCACTCATATATAGCTATAGATCAAGACTGTAAGCTACGTCTTTTGAGGATATGTCCCATAAACTCAAGCAAGGTCATGGCCGCTATGCGACAGGTGGCGCCGGAGGGATCGTACTGCGGAGCCACCTCCACCAGGTCGAGACAGACCACGTCGAACCTCCGGGCTATGCCCCTCAGTATGGCGGCCACCTCCTGATAATACAGTCCCGCCGGCATGGGGGAGCCCGTTCCGGTGACCAACGATATGTCGAACACGTCTATATCCACGGTGACGTAGTAACCGTCGGCCTCGGGAATAGCCT is from Dethiosulfovibrio salsuginis and encodes:
- a CDS encoding ester cyclase yields the protein MPDKEKESQKLIAGENTEESKMKDGKKGNVVFTGDSKQVVSVGHHDYNEFSKLERKPQGMKGFNPEYRDFVEYIMKITHTIWEEKSIGLIYDTYSNNVVMHLGSTNASGIQGVISGTMQTLFAFPDRRLIGQNVIWSPHGEKGYLSSHRILSTATNLNPSSFGPATGKRINFRTTVDCAAEDNRIYEEWLVRDNLWIVRQLGFDVFDVARRMAKATQNDGGLHVAVNGMGENKMGQYSPKLHAPKDDSAGEFILEMLSRVYNYRLFNEVDRFYHDNAVVHFVCDQDMTGKEQIKGMLISLFSSFPNGALVIERVTCNEKADGKGHDVAVRWRINGVNEGFGYFGSPTGKHATILGISHFSVKDGKIDEEWITFDGMDVLKQLISVEE
- a CDS encoding MFS transporter is translated as MSTQNAEPQDSGLIILGPDRSNVQRFIAFGSILVVYFFYCYNFMLSTFVRPTLTAATAAGGYGFTLKQASSIFAVMSFGTIPGTIVFGLLSSRIGKKRTLITIAVCIGLTTLIPLLAPDNYTLWRVARFMGGFSLGGVFGTAVPLVTEMFPQRYRGKLAAILTSTFSVAMIFAGSLYGSLGDANWRVLVYTAAIPPLIGALLVFFTVPDDFSLTQDRRQEAAQRGEKINYFSMYRGKYLLIGIGVILLSGFNFMAYSAYSNNATKFLRDGLGMTAATAGAIYSLQGIGQLIGYNVWGFIADRFGRKVPAVGMLLCAVLVFAFLQLGPQDVSTFRIVSALLGFCIGFSGAWGAYYTELFPRRFSGLAAGISFNGGRLISTFGLPVIAGMATTPDTMPIIFKTAMAIFAAGSVIWLFLPETLNRPRED
- a CDS encoding nuclear transport factor 2 family protein, which translates into the protein MTSYQESKDLVRAYFAEMEGASEDTVASVLDKYTTSDYRFYGVHPFNELTGSDAVAEALWKPLYRSMGPVQRRQDIFIAGTSEIGGEQWVISMGHFMGLLDRPWLGIPATRKMAFLRYAEFNCVKDGKICQTGFFCDIIGVMHQQGINPLPIQTGASFVYPGPRTHDGLLFGHQDPEEGVKTLALVNRMVDDLTELNKSGLDRCPPELLAKTWKEDMIWYGPAGIGATYTIRRYQEQHQYPFREGLRDKVFNGHVCRLAEGNFAGFFGWPNLTHTAAGGFMGLPASDVKTHMRVVDMYRREGDKLAENWVLIDIPYWLLLQGVDVLERTKSIVNC
- a CDS encoding substrate-binding periplasmic protein, with the translated sequence MRKSFRLSTLALLVVLIWSGILSADAKAIRYGGAVGWSPLMVKGDNGRIVGVAVDVMNELGNRLHRPVELSEELPWKRLMDYAEKGEIDVVAGIYKTEEREKVFLFSQPFMVNTAKLFVLKDNIFTVNDLQDLKGKSGGKPSGGSFGEKFDSFAAANLKMNEAVNKETLYKMLQGKRFDFVVMDGDDGMAYLAKNGLQDDIKMLDFDVNTVKVYLAISKKSPVADMVGDIDKALLDMESDGTLQRIADSYRN
- a CDS encoding ATP-binding protein, encoding MIDEVELKNFGPLVNLSWQNLGKINLVIGGNGAGKTFLLKALYSAVRTIEDYRRGDDIRTASEIIAEKLYWTFQPDRIGDLVTKGADSPLAFRIKLNKEKFVYSFGRDTTKQILSMENNVPPRSSNSIFLPAKEVLSLHGIILKSREQDKSFGFDDTYLDLARALRQSPKMGRNYAEFAMARQTLADILGGRVEYDEASARWQFKVGNQKFPIGVTAEGTKKIAILDTLLGNRYLDTSSIVFIDEPESALHPVAISNFMDIVAMLADRGIQFFLASHSYFVVKKLFLIAQERGFSIPVASADGDFWSFSDLKDGMLENPIVDESIRLYREEVGLSLT